One Lujinxingia sediminis DNA segment encodes these proteins:
- a CDS encoding Ig-like domain-containing protein has product MKVQSRVAALGAALATTTLFAAPALASAPLLECPGGGYGTSLISSVQGGLDDGSAPISIAGVFPNGMDVLDTRFTNAWVNINGTITFKDPLATYTPDAIPGLSQPTIAPYFADVDFRPRLFQSRQGDMTFCEDPVNNRVLVTWKDVGYFNKKTNKLNSFQVVLKNTEGECADAETFDVEFRYNRLEWTTGDESGGSNGEGGTPAVAGIDAGDELSAEKLPGSGTAAVLDLVNQTNTGTPGVFEFRVAGWTMPECGDGNVDLCEECDGSAGCTPICTVSVCGDGFVEPGVEQCDGEAFAGGAASCPAGYTGTPLCNNDPNNALADGTCTVDAVPAGCVDVDECAETTGICGDASCVNTDGGYSCVCDAGYEFNGSTCVDVDECTETPGVCGAGTCSNTGGDYSCACDAGYEFDGTTCVNVDECSASAGVCGEGTCTDTDGAYTCTCDAGYEFNGSTCVDVNECTETPGICGAGTCSNTGGDYSCACDAGYEFDGTTCVNVDECAGNAGVCGSGTCTDTDGSYSCACEAGYEFNGTTCQDVNECTETPGICGEGRCINTGGSYSCNCTGGYEFVNGTCEDVDECAETPGICGEGTCTDTDGAYSCTCPAGYEFNGTTCVDVDECADTTTCGAGTCTNTDGGYSCGCPEGYVSNNGTCENVDECTENAGVCGAGTCSDTDGAYECACEEGYEFANGTCENVDECAQSTDTCSENATCTDTDGAYECGCEPGYAGNGEVCTVVVTIISPDTSFPVNNPTPTFEGTGEPGAVVELSVDGEVVGTATVDPDGEWTIVLDEPLEDGEYSVVVGDGSSTDEVTLVIDTLAPELEVTLPEQDVRYSNSPDAIEGQAEPGNQIDIVINGEHVGTTTADENGEFEFELDEALEDGVYEVIVSATDDAGNTTDEIVDFSVDGSAELQIETPEDESTVRTSTPTISGTAEPGTIVVVLIDGEEVAQVEADEEGEWTYTLEEALEDGEYDVVVQADSPSGTRQDQVEITVDTTTTDVTIEKPGTDVPTSEATPEFSGTAAPGATVTIIIDGEEVAEVEADPNGQWSYVPEDDLSEGEHTVTVIAEDEGIETEATVDFEVDLTPPTLEVTSPRGGSEWFGEPVVVEGEAEPGSVIVIEVDGEVVETIEVGEDGQWSTTLPGDVTEGEHVVTVRAEDPAGNTTEEQRTFNVTYGELAGGSVLAGCASAPGTGGNGLWLVLAALGLVIGRRRRR; this is encoded by the coding sequence ATGAAAGTTCAATCGCGTGTCGCGGCTCTCGGAGCCGCGCTGGCAACGACTACGCTCTTTGCCGCTCCGGCGCTGGCAAGCGCGCCGCTGCTGGAGTGTCCGGGCGGGGGCTACGGCACCAGCCTGATCAGTTCGGTCCAGGGTGGCCTGGATGATGGATCGGCGCCTATCTCGATTGCCGGGGTCTTCCCCAACGGCATGGATGTGCTCGATACGCGCTTCACCAACGCCTGGGTGAACATCAACGGCACGATCACCTTTAAAGATCCGTTGGCAACGTACACGCCTGATGCCATCCCCGGGCTCTCGCAGCCGACGATCGCGCCCTATTTTGCGGACGTCGATTTCCGCCCTCGTCTTTTTCAGTCGCGTCAGGGTGATATGACCTTCTGCGAGGACCCGGTCAATAACCGGGTGCTCGTCACGTGGAAGGATGTCGGTTACTTCAACAAGAAAACCAACAAGCTCAACAGTTTTCAGGTGGTGTTGAAAAACACCGAAGGGGAGTGTGCGGACGCGGAGACCTTCGATGTGGAGTTCCGCTACAACCGTCTGGAATGGACCACTGGCGACGAGAGCGGTGGTTCCAACGGTGAGGGCGGCACGCCGGCGGTGGCGGGCATTGATGCCGGCGATGAACTCTCCGCAGAGAAGCTCCCGGGCAGTGGCACCGCCGCTGTGCTGGATCTGGTGAACCAAACGAACACCGGTACCCCGGGGGTCTTTGAGTTCCGCGTGGCCGGCTGGACGATGCCTGAGTGTGGTGATGGCAACGTCGATCTCTGCGAAGAGTGCGACGGCAGCGCGGGATGCACGCCGATCTGTACCGTGAGCGTGTGCGGCGACGGCTTTGTGGAGCCGGGCGTCGAGCAGTGCGACGGCGAAGCCTTCGCCGGCGGCGCGGCGAGCTGCCCGGCCGGCTACACGGGCACGCCCCTGTGCAACAACGATCCGAACAACGCGCTGGCCGATGGTACCTGCACGGTTGACGCGGTGCCGGCGGGCTGCGTGGATGTGGACGAGTGCGCCGAGACGACCGGCATCTGTGGTGACGCCTCCTGCGTGAACACCGATGGCGGCTACAGCTGCGTGTGCGATGCGGGCTACGAGTTTAACGGCTCCACCTGCGTGGACGTGGATGAGTGCACCGAGACGCCTGGCGTCTGTGGCGCGGGCACCTGCTCCAACACCGGCGGTGACTACAGCTGCGCCTGTGACGCGGGCTACGAATTCGACGGCACCACCTGCGTGAACGTGGACGAGTGCAGCGCGAGCGCTGGCGTTTGTGGCGAAGGCACCTGCACCGACACCGACGGCGCTTACACCTGCACCTGTGATGCGGGCTACGAGTTTAACGGCTCCACCTGCGTGGACGTCAACGAGTGCACCGAGACGCCGGGCATCTGTGGCGCGGGCACCTGCTCCAACACCGGCGGTGACTACAGCTGCGCCTGTGACGCGGGCTACGAATTCGACGGCACCACCTGCGTGAACGTCGATGAGTGCGCCGGGAACGCCGGCGTCTGTGGCTCGGGCACCTGCACCGACACCGATGGCTCTTATAGCTGCGCCTGTGAAGCGGGCTACGAGTTCAACGGCACCACCTGCCAGGACGTCAACGAGTGCACCGAGACGCCGGGCATCTGTGGCGAGGGGCGCTGCATTAACACCGGCGGATCCTACAGCTGCAACTGCACGGGCGGCTACGAGTTCGTCAACGGCACCTGCGAAGATGTTGACGAGTGCGCTGAGACCCCGGGTATCTGTGGCGAAGGCACCTGCACCGACACCGACGGCGCGTACAGCTGCACCTGCCCGGCGGGCTACGAGTTTAACGGCACGACCTGCGTGGACGTGGATGAGTGCGCCGACACGACCACCTGTGGCGCGGGCACCTGCACCAACACCGACGGTGGCTACAGCTGCGGTTGCCCGGAAGGCTACGTGTCCAACAACGGCACCTGCGAGAACGTGGATGAGTGCACCGAGAACGCTGGCGTCTGTGGCGCGGGCACCTGCTCCGACACCGATGGCGCGTACGAGTGCGCCTGTGAAGAGGGCTACGAGTTCGCCAACGGCACCTGCGAGAACGTGGATGAGTGCGCGCAGAGCACCGACACCTGCTCGGAGAACGCCACCTGCACCGACACCGACGGCGCGTACGAGTGCGGCTGCGAGCCCGGGTATGCCGGCAATGGTGAGGTCTGCACCGTGGTCGTGACCATTATCAGCCCCGACACCAGCTTCCCGGTGAACAACCCCACGCCGACCTTCGAAGGGACCGGCGAGCCGGGTGCAGTTGTGGAGCTGAGCGTGGACGGCGAAGTCGTGGGTACCGCGACCGTGGACCCCGATGGTGAGTGGACGATCGTTCTGGACGAGCCGCTGGAAGACGGTGAGTACAGCGTTGTGGTTGGCGATGGCAGCAGCACCGACGAGGTGACGCTGGTGATCGACACCCTGGCGCCGGAACTCGAAGTCACGCTGCCCGAGCAGGATGTGCGCTACTCCAACTCGCCGGACGCGATCGAAGGCCAGGCCGAGCCGGGCAACCAGATCGATATCGTCATCAACGGTGAGCACGTGGGTACGACCACCGCCGACGAAAATGGCGAGTTTGAGTTTGAACTCGACGAAGCGCTGGAAGATGGCGTGTACGAAGTGATCGTCAGCGCCACCGACGACGCCGGTAACACCACCGACGAGATCGTGGACTTCTCGGTCGACGGCAGCGCTGAGCTGCAGATCGAGACCCCCGAAGACGAAAGCACCGTGCGCACCTCCACGCCCACCATCAGCGGTACGGCGGAGCCGGGCACCATCGTTGTGGTGCTGATCGACGGTGAAGAAGTCGCCCAGGTTGAAGCCGACGAAGAGGGTGAGTGGACCTACACCCTGGAAGAGGCGCTGGAAGACGGCGAGTACGACGTGGTCGTTCAGGCCGATTCGCCCTCGGGCACCCGTCAGGATCAGGTGGAGATCACGGTCGACACCACCACCACCGACGTCACGATCGAGAAGCCCGGCACCGATGTCCCCACCTCGGAGGCGACTCCGGAGTTCAGCGGTACCGCAGCCCCCGGCGCCACCGTCACCATCATCATCGATGGTGAAGAGGTTGCCGAGGTCGAAGCCGACCCCAACGGTCAGTGGAGCTACGTGCCCGAAGACGACCTGAGCGAAGGCGAGCACACCGTGACGGTGATTGCTGAAGACGAGGGCATTGAGACCGAAGCGACGGTGGACTTTGAAGTCGACCTGACCCCGCCCACCCTGGAGGTGACTTCTCCCAGGGGCGGCAGCGAGTGGTTCGGTGAGCCGGTAGTCGTCGAAGGTGAGGCCGAGCCCGGTAGCGTGATCGTGATCGAAGTCGACGGCGAAGTCGTCGAGACGATCGAGGTGGGCGAAGACGGCCAGTGGTCGACGACGCTGCCCGGCGATGTGACCGAAGGTGAGCACGTGGTCACCGTCCGCGCCGAAGATCCGGCCGGCAATACCACCGAAGAGCAGCGCACGTTCAACGTGACCTATGGCGAGTTGGCCGGTGGTAGCGTGCTGGCGGGCTGCGCCTCGGCGCCGGGCACCGGTGGCAACGGCCTGTGGCTGGTGCTGGCCGCGCTGGGTCTGGTGATTGGCCGGCGTCGCCGCCGCTAA
- a CDS encoding vitamin B12-dependent ribonucleotide reductase: MTTSIEPSLSETPATKKQSAKKVREFKASGKGLKFKRVFTRDGVHPYDEVEWEMRTASIGSETGKLVFEQRDVEVPVNWSQMATNVVVSKYFRGRLGTDQRETSIRQLIDRVANTITDWGIKDGYFASPDDAEIFRAELTFLVLHQKMAFNSPVWFNVGVEERPQASACFINSVSDQMESILELAKTEGMLFKWGSGTGSNLSPIRSSREQLRGGGTASGPVSFMKGYDAFAGVIKSGGKTRRAAKMVMLDVDHPDIQEFVSCKADEEKKAWALIEAGYDGGFNVPGGAYDSIFFQNANHSVRVSDAFMKAVEDDAMWQTHAVVDDRVVDEFPARELMQSIADAAWICGDPGMQYDTTINDWHTCPNTDRIYGSNPCSEYMFLNDSACNLASLNLMTYRDEAGEFDVESFKAAVDLTITAQEILVDNAGYPTPAIEKNSHAFRPLGLGYANVGALLMARGLPYDSPEGRAYAGAITALMCGQAYTQSAKIAQTTGPFEGYPINEEPMLGVIGKHRAAVENIADEWSAMSDTDLLKAARQSWDEALQVGKEFGFRNSQVTVLAPTGTIGFMMDCDTTGIEPDIALIKYKKLVGGGYFKIVNQTVPEALVRLGYEARERQSIIDYLMENDTIEGAPELKDEHLPVFDCAFTPANGTRSIKPMGHVRMMAAAQPFLSGAISKTVNLPHEASVEDIADCYLESWKLGLKAVAIYRDGCKRTQPLSTKLDDSAKTSETSSPVAQPVPAAAAQPVWGSTESRRRLPDERPSITHKFSIAGHEGYITVGMYEDGQPGELFIVMSKEGSVVSGLMDSFATSISLGLQYGVPLQVMVDKFSHTRFEPSGITANPKIRFAKSVTDYIFRWLADKFLGDAERDLYLTKNATEAWRPGEPQVSEESTKIVFDGGQTESEDESASVESAESASDEKGEDFASARDGEVLFDAITGKKTSSVYTLQADAPPCSECGSIMVRSGACYKCQNCGSTSGCS; the protein is encoded by the coding sequence ATGACCACGTCGATCGAGCCGAGCCTGAGCGAGACGCCCGCCACCAAGAAGCAAAGCGCCAAAAAGGTGCGAGAGTTTAAGGCGAGTGGCAAAGGCCTGAAATTTAAGCGCGTCTTCACCCGGGACGGTGTCCATCCTTACGATGAGGTCGAGTGGGAGATGCGCACCGCCTCGATCGGCAGTGAGACCGGCAAGCTTGTCTTCGAACAACGCGATGTGGAGGTGCCGGTGAACTGGTCGCAGATGGCGACCAACGTGGTGGTCTCCAAGTACTTCCGGGGGCGGCTGGGCACCGATCAGCGCGAGACGAGCATCCGCCAGCTCATCGACCGCGTGGCCAACACCATCACCGACTGGGGCATCAAAGATGGCTATTTTGCCAGCCCCGACGACGCCGAGATCTTCCGCGCCGAGCTCACCTTCCTGGTACTGCACCAGAAGATGGCGTTTAACAGCCCGGTCTGGTTCAACGTTGGCGTGGAAGAGCGTCCGCAGGCCTCGGCGTGCTTTATCAACTCGGTGAGCGACCAGATGGAGTCGATCCTCGAGTTGGCCAAGACCGAGGGTATGCTCTTTAAGTGGGGCAGCGGCACCGGCTCCAACCTCTCGCCGATTCGTTCCAGCCGTGAGCAGCTTCGTGGCGGCGGCACCGCCAGCGGTCCGGTCAGCTTTATGAAAGGCTATGACGCGTTTGCCGGCGTGATTAAGTCCGGCGGCAAGACCCGTCGTGCGGCCAAGATGGTGATGCTCGATGTCGATCATCCCGACATCCAGGAGTTTGTGTCCTGCAAGGCCGATGAGGAGAAGAAGGCCTGGGCCTTGATCGAGGCCGGATACGACGGTGGCTTCAACGTGCCGGGCGGGGCCTACGACTCGATCTTCTTCCAGAACGCCAACCACTCGGTGCGTGTCAGCGATGCCTTTATGAAGGCGGTCGAAGACGACGCGATGTGGCAGACCCACGCGGTGGTCGACGACCGGGTGGTCGATGAGTTTCCGGCCCGCGAGCTGATGCAGAGTATCGCCGACGCGGCCTGGATCTGCGGCGACCCGGGGATGCAGTACGACACCACGATCAACGACTGGCATACCTGCCCGAACACCGACCGCATCTACGGCTCGAACCCCTGCTCGGAGTACATGTTCCTCAACGACTCCGCCTGCAACCTGGCCAGCCTCAACCTGATGACTTACCGCGATGAGGCCGGTGAGTTCGATGTGGAGAGCTTTAAAGCGGCTGTCGATCTGACGATCACCGCCCAGGAGATCTTAGTCGATAACGCTGGCTACCCCACTCCGGCCATCGAGAAGAACAGTCACGCCTTCCGCCCGCTGGGTCTGGGCTATGCGAACGTCGGCGCCCTTCTGATGGCTCGCGGTCTTCCCTACGACTCGCCCGAGGGTCGCGCCTACGCCGGTGCGATCACCGCGCTGATGTGCGGACAGGCGTACACGCAGTCGGCGAAGATTGCCCAGACCACCGGGCCCTTTGAAGGCTACCCGATCAACGAAGAGCCGATGCTCGGCGTGATCGGCAAGCACCGCGCCGCCGTCGAGAACATCGCCGATGAGTGGTCGGCGATGAGCGACACCGATCTGCTCAAGGCGGCTCGGCAGAGCTGGGATGAGGCGCTTCAGGTCGGCAAAGAGTTCGGCTTCCGCAACAGCCAGGTCACCGTGTTGGCTCCGACCGGCACCATCGGCTTCATGATGGACTGCGACACCACCGGCATCGAGCCGGACATCGCGCTCATCAAGTACAAGAAGCTCGTGGGCGGCGGTTACTTCAAGATCGTCAACCAGACCGTGCCTGAGGCGCTGGTTCGCCTGGGCTACGAGGCCAGAGAACGTCAGTCGATCATCGACTACCTCATGGAGAACGACACCATTGAGGGCGCGCCCGAGCTCAAAGACGAGCACCTGCCGGTCTTCGACTGCGCGTTCACGCCGGCGAACGGCACCCGCTCCATCAAGCCGATGGGCCATGTGCGCATGATGGCTGCGGCGCAACCCTTCCTCTCCGGCGCGATCTCCAAGACGGTGAACCTGCCCCACGAGGCTTCTGTCGAAGACATCGCCGACTGCTACCTGGAGTCCTGGAAGTTGGGGCTTAAGGCGGTCGCCATCTACCGCGACGGCTGCAAGCGCACCCAGCCCCTCTCCACGAAGCTCGACGATTCGGCGAAGACGTCCGAGACGAGCTCGCCGGTGGCTCAGCCCGTCCCCGCGGCTGCTGCGCAGCCGGTCTGGGGGTCCACGGAGAGCCGTCGCCGACTTCCCGACGAGCGCCCCTCGATCACCCACAAGTTCTCGATCGCCGGTCACGAGGGCTACATCACCGTCGGCATGTACGAAGATGGTCAGCCCGGCGAGCTCTTCATTGTGATGAGCAAAGAAGGCTCGGTGGTCAGCGGTCTGATGGACAGTTTTGCCACCTCCATCTCGCTGGGCCTGCAGTACGGGGTGCCCTTGCAGGTGATGGTCGATAAGTTCAGCCACACCCGCTTTGAGCCCAGCGGCATCACCGCCAATCCGAAGATTCGTTTTGCGAAGTCGGTCACCGACTACATCTTCCGCTGGCTGGCCGATAAGTTTCTGGGTGACGCCGAGCGCGACCTCTACCTGACCAAGAACGCTACCGAGGCCTGGCGCCCCGGCGAGCCTCAGGTCAGCGAAGAGAGCACGAAGATCGTCTTCGATGGTGGCCAGACTGAGAGCGAGGACGAGAGCGCCAGCGTTGAAAGTGCCGAAAGCGCTTCCGATGAGAAGGGCGAAGATTTTGCCTCGGCCCGCGATG
- a CDS encoding NAD(P)/FAD-dependent oxidoreductase: MRKIVVLGSGFAGYHAARTLEDALLSRSRVKLTLISDQSSFVFSPLLYNVASDELDPGHITTPLDEAFDASTEVLVARVERIDLARRVLITDRGEVDFDYVILAPGTARDEQAFEGADRALTPDSVRRAVEIRDRLAGLFEFGDQSPWRFAVVGASTDGVEWCAELASAIEDVRARNPELDRPVEISLIETRDRVLADHSDEMSTIATRYLEHLGVRLHTGRQVVAWGDEGLRLDDGTAIDAAHVFHLAGRRGHTWVAEAGLPVDALGRLKVEATLQVEGHRRIYAVGDAAAVPGTSPRNAQVAMQAGRQAAQNLLADLVGRARRPFVYEDRGDFVTLGRANAALDLLGRAFEGRAAWLAYRLYFTALMPQAFQKALLLMDWIALRASRPDWDQRPAALESDALKTSPTDRTAK, encoded by the coding sequence ATGCGTAAGATCGTTGTTCTCGGGAGCGGTTTCGCCGGCTACCACGCCGCCCGCACCCTGGAAGATGCGCTGCTAAGCCGCAGCCGCGTAAAACTCACCCTGATCAGCGATCAGAGTTCGTTTGTCTTCAGCCCCCTGCTCTACAACGTGGCCAGCGATGAGCTCGATCCGGGGCATATTACCACTCCGCTCGACGAGGCCTTCGACGCGAGCACCGAGGTGCTGGTGGCCCGGGTCGAACGCATCGACCTGGCGCGCCGCGTGCTAATCACCGACCGCGGCGAGGTCGACTTCGACTATGTGATCCTGGCGCCGGGCACCGCTCGTGATGAGCAGGCCTTTGAGGGGGCCGATCGCGCGCTCACACCCGACTCGGTCCGCCGCGCCGTCGAGATCCGCGACCGCCTGGCCGGGCTCTTCGAGTTTGGCGATCAGAGTCCCTGGCGCTTTGCAGTCGTGGGCGCAAGCACCGACGGGGTGGAATGGTGCGCAGAGCTCGCCAGCGCCATTGAAGACGTGCGTGCCCGCAACCCTGAGCTCGATCGCCCCGTGGAGATCTCCTTGATTGAGACGCGCGATCGGGTCCTTGCCGATCATTCCGATGAGATGAGCACGATCGCCACGCGCTATCTCGAACACCTCGGCGTAAGGCTGCACACCGGGAGGCAGGTCGTCGCGTGGGGCGATGAGGGACTTCGCCTGGACGATGGCACCGCGATCGATGCTGCTCACGTCTTTCATCTGGCCGGCCGACGCGGCCATACCTGGGTGGCCGAGGCCGGATTGCCGGTCGATGCGCTGGGGCGGCTGAAGGTCGAGGCCACCTTGCAGGTTGAAGGTCATCGACGCATCTACGCGGTAGGCGATGCCGCCGCCGTACCCGGGACATCACCGCGCAACGCTCAGGTGGCCATGCAGGCTGGACGCCAGGCCGCTCAGAACCTGCTCGCCGACCTCGTAGGCCGCGCGCGCCGACCTTTTGTGTATGAGGATCGCGGCGACTTTGTGACGCTGGGACGTGCCAACGCCGCCCTCGACCTTTTGGGACGTGCCTTTGAGGGGCGCGCCGCCTGGCTGGCCTACCGGCTCTACTTCACAGCGCTGATGCCCCAGGCCTTCCAGAAAGCGCTCCTGCTGATGGACTGGATCGCGCTGAGAGCCTCACGTCCCGACTGGGATCAGCGCCCTGCCGCACTTGAGAGTGACGCACTGAAGACCTCGCCAACGGACCGCACGGCAAAATGA